The Gossypium arboreum isolate Shixiya-1 chromosome 2, ASM2569848v2, whole genome shotgun sequence region ATTATGCTAAGTTAACTATTTGAATCATTTTAAATTTGAGTCATTTCGTATTTGAATAATTTTCATTTAGTTCAATTTTTATTCGAGTCATATTTAGGTTCAAGTTGAGTAGATTCAAGTTGTTGACCTTTTTgagaataaatttaatttgattaggtttaaatttaaattatttgaatcaaatttttagatTAGGGTCAAAATTGACTAATCTAATCGAATTTaatacaaaacattaaaatcaataTGTTGTACTTCTGTCAAAAATAACCTACTTGTATTAAACATGATAGTGTTTAGAATAGGCTTACCAATGCGTTTTCAAAGTGAAAAAATTTGAACCGAAAGTGTACTCAAGTGTATTCATGTAATCAGTCTTTTAAAAATGATATTCATCtctttattattaaatgaattaaattagtctatatattattaaaaagatCTAAACaataatataaggactaaatttatcTATTATTGGGAGGGAAAATTATAAGTATTTACACTATCAATTAGTATCTAAACCTTGTTTCTTCTCTTTTTGTTATAGGCTGGATGGCAAGGTGGCACTGATAACTGGTGGTGCCAGTGGCTTAGGAAAGTGCACAGCCACACTATTTGTCAAACATGGAGCCAAGGTTCTCATTGCTGATATTCAAGACGAATTGGGCGACTCTGTTTGCCAAGAGCTTGGAACTGAAAACATCAGCTATGTCCACTGCGATATAACGTGCGAATCCGATGTTGAAAATGCCGTAAACTTGGCTGTCTCCAAGTACGGAAAGCTCGACATCATGTTCAACAATGCCGGCACTCTTGGTGACAACGAAGCAAGAGTGACACACGCCAGCACGGAGGACTTCAAGAGAGTGTTTGATATCAATGTGTTGGGTGGTTTCTTGGGTGCCAAGTATGCTGCCAGGGTCATGGTTCCGGCCAAGAAAGGTTGCATACTATTCACTTCAAGTCTTGCTTCAAAAATCAGCTTCGGTAGCCCCCATGCATACAAGGCATCGAAGCATGCCGTTGCAGGGTTGACGAAGAGCTTGGCCGTGGAGTTAGGTGAGCATGGAATTAGAGTCAACTCTATTTCACCTCATGCAATTTCGACTCCAATGTTCCAAAAATCAATTGGGATACCCGATAAGAAGAAGGGAGAGGAGATGATTGCGGCTTCAGCAGTGTTGAAAGGCACTGTATTGGAGCCTGAAGATTTTGCACATGCAGCACTGTATTTGGCAAGTGATGAGGCTAAATTTATTAGTGGTGTCAACTTACCAATCGATGGAGGGTATAGTCTCAGCAATCAATCATGGAAGCTGGGATTCGCAGCACTTTTTGGATAAACCACCAAGTCCTCTGCTTCACTCTTTGAATTATAGTCTcttaaataaggaaaataaaaCTTATCCAAAATTACACACATGAAAATTTGTATTGTCGGATTTGATCAGTCTCCTGTAATGCTTTTGAAGTGTCCTTTCTTTATCAATACCACTTGTTTTAATTTGCTGTTCAAATGAAAAACTTACTTTCATTTTCTAATCTACTTATTCTCTAAATAAGATAACAttactaaaaaaataaacaatataCACGATAAACCGGTGTATCATATCATTAACTCATTTCCAGCAAAAACGATGAACAACGTATATATTAACtagttacaaaaaaaaaaaaaaaagggggattaTACCCAGTGATAGATTGTGCCATCTTCGAAAAGAATTTAGCATTTCCGTCGTGCAGTTCTCTGATCAACAGCCCTGCTTCTTGGGTTACTGGTAACGGATGATAGTTATGCGCTTCTCATTCAGGTCTCTGCTTTTCTTTGTGCCGTGGGATCCTTTCCCCTTTCTTTTTAAACCGTGAgtcttttctttttatattagggtaatctacaaaaatagtcacttttatttgcctcaggttacattttagtcacttatgtttgaaatgttacgttttagtcacttatgttattgttaagttccgttatctctctaacagcaatcctacgtggcagtccaactagattttaaatgccaacttggatttctaaatgagataaaaatagatttttaattaaaaaatttaaataattaaaatttttaaacctaaactttaactaaaaaaaactGTTCCTatcctctttttaatttttcttccatctcttctttttttcaatgggttttttttctcatttgattggaaaaactattattaagatcaaaatagttgaaatcaaattgacTTCTTCATAAAGATGGATTCAATAGAAGGTTCAAGTATGTCTTCTATATATTCATCGATCTCTTTATTCAATACTGAAAAATAAAAGATTAGATTTTTTATTGTTAAAtaaaaaccctaaattaaaattcttgatatTTTCTTCTACTTTTTGAAATTATTTGTAAACATGCATTTTATTTTGCGTCAATAGACATCCCATAAAATGGACCAGAAACATGTTTCATTCAAgctagttttaaaattttcagaaaagGGCTGTTACTTTCACTGTTCTTGTTCCTAATTATTATAGTTTCTAGTTCTTTCACAGTTCTTGAATAATTGGtttctcaattaatttttttctGATCTGAATCAACTTGTATGTTCACAATCTCTTTGTGGGTATTCCAGATTATTCTTTCTTATTGctgatttcaactattttgatcttaataatagtttttccagccaaatgaaaaaaaaaaaccattgaaaaaaaataagagacagaagaaaaattaaaaagaagggatgaacagtttttttagttaaggtttaggtttgaaaattttaattaattaaaaatttattttcatcccatttagaaatctaagttggcacctaaaatctagttggactgccacctACGATTACCGTTAaagagataacggaacttaacggcagagtgatcacttcgtaacaaaataataacataagtgactaaaacgtaacattttaaacataagtgactaaaatataacctgagacaaacaaaagtgactatttttatagattaCCCTTTATATTATACACCATCGGCAACCCAAATCCAATAACCGACCCCGAACTATCGCGTCGGCCGCCGTTACTGATAATTTGATTAAATGGGTTCATTTGAAGGTGATGGCTGGTGATGAAGCTTGGGAAAAAtagatattaattaattttttggtgTTGGAATCCCGtccaaatgaagaagatgatatgtAACTATTTTCTCCCTTCCCCAAATTTCTCCTTAGAAATTAGAAGTAACAactgattttttttaaaactcgaTGGATGGTGGAATCCATATATACAGTTCATCCATCCAACcagtttaattaaaaattattaagattttaaaaattttaaaaatttaatcatcTATTCAATCGAATTTTTATCCGGTTCAACTAGTTCTAATCCAATcgattcaaaattatttttcgaACTGATCCCCCGACTAGTTCTAAATCCAACTAATCTGACCAATCGATTCAGTCTGGTTCAAACAACATTTGTCACAACCGTTCCCCTattgtctttttttttaaaatttaaattattttcctttttctttgccTCACGATTCAATCAGACACCAACTTAATtagaaaaattatagaaatatttttctgtaattaaaataaatcatattCTTGGAGgttactttagttatttttaaagaaaaatatgcATATGGTGTGATTCAACTCACACaaattaaattagtaaaattttaaatttattactcAAACCAAAgcttcattttaatattttctttatacatctttattttaatatgcacaatttattatcttcatcatttgcataatatatattaattaataatattgttGAATGAATTGGTGTCACAAGTTAACTCGACACCAAGATAAGATTGATGACAATACCATTCTAAACAATTGTACTCATCTAGCTAGTATTCTTAATCGGATATATCtatgtgtttaaattttgttttgctcacaatttaatccattttttctgttttaatatagtacatatttaatgtgttattattaattaatttcaaaccatacatttcataatatatTGTATGTTATTTTCAAACACACATTTATGTTCTAAATATGCGTGCGTGTGTGATAAAATCTCTAGTATTAGTAATGTTGTTGATTGAGTTGATGTTACAAGTCAAGTTAACAACAGTTCAAGATTTATAACAACACTATGATAAATAATTGTACTAATTTAGTATTCTTAATCTgatgtatttatgtgtttaaattttgttttactcacaatttagTCTCTCTCTTTTTATTTGTAATATCGtacatgttttatttattattattaattaatttgaatcatatattttattatttattatatgttattttcaaATACTTTTATGTTCTAAATACATGATTCTTACATGCTTACGCATGTATAGAATTTCTTGtactaattataattataataaaacaataaagtataataatatatatatatatatatatatatatatatatatatataattgatctTGTCTCGGTTATAACCCAGAAAAATAGTTACTACGAATGTAATTCTAGAACTAAGTTAAATTTTTTACTTTGGTTTTAGAATTAAGGTTAAAGTTTAGTTTTAAGTGAGGGGCTAAATTGAGTGTTTCAAATTTTTTGAGGATAAAACAGTATTTTGAACTGAGTTAAGGGTCAAATCAAACCTCATTTCAAATTTTGAGGACTAAGAGTAAAACTTTCTGAACTAATAATAGGGGAACCAAATTGAGCCATGTTGGATTAAACCAAGTTTTCGTAATATAAAGATCAAATTGAAGTTTTGGAAATAATTGATGGCCAATTTTAAAAATGGAAATTAATAATTCCGTAATTTAGTccaattttatgtattttaaaaataatgaaaataaggtaGAAAGCAACTTTATTGAAATATTAAGtaattacataaaattaaaatagttaaaattttaaatatataaaataaaaccattaatttaattcattcatATCAATCGACAGATTATTAAATGAATAAGATTATTCAACGTTAATAATAAAAAAtgtacaaattaaa contains the following coding sequences:
- the LOC108461571 gene encoding short chain aldehyde dehydrogenase 1-like, yielding MSCESSITKRLDGKVALITGGASGLGKCTATLFVKHGAKVLIADIQDELGDSVCQELGTENISYVHCDITCESDVENAVNLAVSKYGKLDIMFNNAGTLGDNEARVTHASTEDFKRVFDINVLGGFLGAKYAARVMVPAKKGCILFTSSLASKISFGSPHAYKASKHAVAGLTKSLAVELGEHGIRVNSISPHAISTPMFQKSIGIPDKKKGEEMIAASAVLKGTVLEPEDFAHAALYLASDEAKFISGVNLPIDGGYSLSNQSWKLGFAALFG